The sequence GAAAATGAGAATAAAACAGTTAAACAAGAGAGAGCTGAGGAAACCAGTGCTACTACATAACTCACCATTCAGAGAGGATACACGGATTAAAGGGTCATTGAAAAGTGAGACAGGGTGTATTAGGGTTTTGTCTGAGTAGAAAGTGCAAATGATGTCGCTTTAAAAGAGGCACTAAGTTGTTTTCTTTAGTCCTTTCTTGAATATGCCaacagattatatatatatataacacactttTTCAACCCAAAATAAAAGGATACATATTTAATGTTATGCGCCTGCCTTGTGCTACTTCTACTATGTCAGGGAGTTGAATTAGGCTAGAATATCTAGGCTAGAATATCTAGGCTATGCTGTGTCAGTAAAGGACCTCTTCTCGAGATATTCACAGGATTTAGAATTGGAGAGCAATGACCAATGTTAAGTAGTAGGCCTGCTTCTCATTCTCCAAGCATGAATCTAGTGCCGTCACTGAGGAATATGATATTCTTCTGTCTGCCTTCCCAACACAATGTCTAGCTAAGTGTCTGCCATGTTTATTCTGTTCTGCCTGGGCCACATAAAGAAAGACAGAGGCGCGTCTTCTGAAACTGTCACGTTATAAGACTAACCTAAGTGACAGGCAGACTGACATCAAAGACCAGCAACACAAGCAAGAATATTCTGGATGACTGTCAGTCAGCACAGAGCTGAATATGTTGTCAGAACCACACTGGCCATTTCCAAGGAAAACCTCATGTATTCCTTACCTGCTGATTCGAGGAGGACGTGGTAGTCAGTCCCTCTCTGTGTGGGCGTATCATCACTAGGCTCCTCCTTCTCTGACTCCTTGTAACGATCCCAGTTAGACTCCAATTTCCTCTTGGTGAAAACCTCCAtcccctcatcctcatcctcatccatCCTGTTCCCTTCATCCTGACCCTGCAGTATCAACAGAAGAGTCAGTAGGACAGAGAAAGACACATCGATTAGATAGAAATCAAAAGGAACACAACATATGTAAATGACTGACAGGTGCACATCTATAGTACTTTTGTTGAGTTCTCTCAAGTTCACAGTTCAAGGTCATCTCCAACTTTATCCATGTGTGAAAATTATGTTGAATGAGGACATTGACATTGATTAAATGtgttgatccccccccccccaaaaaaaaaatctacatattTACATCCCTGCTGAGGTGAGAAGTGGCACTCAGTCACTGGCCATTTGGCATGCGAGGCACTGTGCATAGCAACACCAACAACATTGATCACAACACCAGGCAAACTGCCTGCTTTCCAGgatatctacagcacccggtgtcacaggaaggccaagatcatcaaggacctcagccaccagagccaaggcctgttcaccccactaccatctagaTTCTAGAAGGTTGAGACAGTACAGGTGCCTCAAAgctgagactgaaaaacagattctatctccaggccatcagactgttaaacagtcaccactagcctCAGTGACTGTTCTAGCCGGCTCCCACCCGgcactctaccctgcaccttagagactggtGCCCACTGGTCAgtatggcccaagcaagtctcttcttctttgctggtgacactgtcagtgatttatttagaattcaaagcacatgtcaatgtggagctatacggAGCCCTCCGCACTCTTACAAAATTTGGGCTGCGCTTGGTAATGTGGTAAACAGCTCAATCTGTCCTCTGCATGACTTCGGAGGCTCCGCGATTGCGTTACCACATTACCAAGCCCAAATCATACTTTTGGTGAATTTACGAGGCAATGCTAGATACAGATGACCAAGATATAACCTATGCGCATGGTTCTGACTGTCTCTATGCCTACCCCGATACTCTCTCTCCTTTGCCTACTCATCTTTCCCTTCACTGTGAAACATGCTGgtgcggggcggcagggtagcctagtggttagagcgttggactagtaaccggaaggttgtgagttcaaacccccgagctgacaaggtacaaatctgtcgttctgcccctgaacaggcagttaacccactgttcctagaccagttaacccactgttcccaggccgtcattgaaaataagaatgtgttcttaactgacttgcctagttaaataaaggtaaaataaaaaataaaataaaaagctggTGTGTGTTTAGTCTGTTGCGTGTAGAATAGTTCAGCCTACTCATTGATAGTCCCTACTTTAGTAAACATTGCAAAGCCAACAAATGATAAAATACAGCATTGTGAAAGCCTACAGGCTACATATTTTGATTACCGATGCACCATTCTGACAGTCTGCCTGGTGGCCTACATGCCTACCTATatgcccctcccatctctctctctctctctctcccatgctcTTTCATTGCTGTGAAATTTGCGAGAGTTCGTGATCCCGAAGTAGACTATGGAAaataaacactgaacaaaaatatgaacgcaacatgtaaaagtgttggtcccatgtttcatgaacagaaataaaagatcccagaaatgttccatatgcacaaaatgcttatttctctcaaaaattatattacatccctgttagtgagcatttctcataatccacctgacaggtgtggcatatcaagaagatggttaaacagcatgatcattacacaggtgtaccttgtgctggggacaataaaaggccactctaaaaggtaccattgtgtcacacaacacaataacacaggGAGCGTACAATTGAcatgctggctgcaggaatgtccaccagagctgttgccagataattgaatgttttAATTTCTCTACCAGAAGCCATGCCAACGGCATTTTCGAAAATTTTGCAAAACttccaaccggtctcacaaccgcGTGTAtgacgttgtgtgggcgagcgatttgctgatgtcaacattgtttacagagtgccccatggtggcattgGGGTTATAGAAATTGTTGCGTTTGTATTTCCTCCGTTGCAAAAATACTGAATCTCTTGACACCCAGAAATGGGAGTCGACAGGCAAGGAGGAATCAATTATTTTGGAGTCGACTCCCCAACACTACTTCCAATGATGCGTCTTTCGCTTGAAATTGAAAAACGTTTCGATAGCTAGCACATTTTTGTTCAAAGACTTTCCGGAGATGTTTAACATGTCGGCTAACTAAGTTAGCTAATAAACTGATTATCGTTATTGCAACAACAGCTATTTGAGCGTGCTATACAGAACTTTAATCAGCTCCTCACCCTTCCAAATGGGGTAGGTTGATAGCCGCGGCCACGGCCTCGATAATGATCCCTTTTTCCCCTTCCAGTTCCATATCGTCCTCTTCCCCGGGCCCTGTGTTCACCACCCGAGGTCCCGCTATCACTTCCCCCGCCagctccccctccacccctcgctccagctccagctccagctccccctccacccctcgctccagctccagctccccctccacccctcgctccagctccagctccacctccacctccagctccacctccagctctcttCCAGCTAGTTTGACGGCCCCTGCTCGGTCTTCCCTCCATCGGTATCAAATGAACGTTGTACTGTTTAGAGTGTAACGCCAATACAAAGATATTGGTGTTACATGTAATATCATCCCCCGAAAAAAGGCAACGTTCGACAGGCTGCGTCATTGGTTCCGCCTGACAAATAATTAATAGTTGTATGACTCCAAAATGTAAGGACTCCAAGATATGAAAAACATGAACGACAAATGAATGTTTAAATACTTAAAACCAAACAGAAAACTGATTTTGAAaggtacactgacatatacagtagatAGTGTGTCTTATCCTTGTATTTTCTTTTCTTTCAGGGGAGCCCACAGTAAATAATAATGGAGCCACAGAGAGACAATTCCATACCTATCTCCTCACTGTAACATAGCGAGACAGCCACTAAACCAACAAAATGGATGTTGAGGACCTCCAGATCCAAAACTCAACATTTGATGGCAACACATCAGACATTCAGCCTGTCCCACACAACCTATGGGAGGTCATCACCATAGCGACCATATCGGCCATCGTCAGCCTTATAACAGTCGTAGGCAATGTTCTGGTGATGCTGTCGTTCAAGGTCAACAGTCAACTAAAGACAGTCAACAACTACTACCTTCTCAGCTTAGCCTTCGCTGACCTCATAATAGGAGCCCTGTCCATGAACTTATACACCTCATACATCCTAATGGGCTATTGGTCCTTAGGGAACCTAGCCTGTGACCTCTGGTTAGCCCTGGATTATGTGGCCAGCAATGCCTCCGTTATGAACTTGTTAGTCATCAGTTTTGACAGATACTTCTCCATCACAAGGCCGCTGACCTATAGAGCCAAGAGGACGCCGAAGAGAGCGGCTATTATGATTGGCTTAGCGTGGTTGGTGTCGTTTGTCCTCTGGGCACCGCCTATCCTGTGCTGGCAGTACTTTGCGGGAGAGAGGACGGTCCCGGCAGACCAGTGCCAGATCCAGTTCTTCTCCGAGCCGGTGATCACGTTCGGCACGGCCATCGCAGCGTTCTACATCCCTGTCTCCATCATGACCCTCCTCTACAGTAGGATCTACAAGGAGACAGAGAAACGCACCAAGGACCTGGCTGAGCTGCAGGGTCTCACCACATCTGGTCACCCAGAGACTGTTAATAAACCCCAGAAAACAGTTCTGTTACAGTCCTGTTTTGGCTCCAGTAAcgacaggagggacaggaggaacCAGGCCTCATGGTCCTCATCCAACCAGAGCAACGTCACCAAGACCACGACCCGGTCGGACGAGCTGGCCTGGGCCCATGCTGACCAGATCACCTCCTTTAACAGCTACACCTCGTCCGAGGAGGAGGAGACTCACCATCCTGTTTCCGCGGCAACCTCTCAGGGGACAATCAAAGGTCGAGTTCAAAGTCAGACAGAGAAAGGACAGACAGCCGCCGATTACGGTGATAATGAAGAAGGCGAGTATTTCCAGACCGCCACTCCACCGCTGAAAAAACTCAGCAAGAAGGGAATCTCTTACAAGTTCAAATTGGTCTCGAAGGATACCAGCAGCCCTCCTCAGAATGACAAAATCACCAACAACACAGACCTCAAAACAGCTCCTCCACGTCCCTCTGAGTCTGACCAGATAGGTCAGAACCACCACCAGAACTCCTCTCCATcatcccccaccaccaccaccaccacccccaagcCCATGGACCCCTCCCTGAAGAGCCAGATCACCAAGAGGAAGAGGATGGTCCTCATCAAGGAGAAGAAAGCTGCTCAGACCCTCAGTGCGATCCTCCTGGCCTTCATCCTAACATGGACGCCATACAACATCATGGTGCTCATCTCCACCTTCTGTTCTGACTgcatccctgtgtctctctggcaCCTGGGCTACTGGCTCTGCTATGTCAACAGCACCATCAACCCCATGTGTTACGCATTGTGTAATAAGACTTTTCAGAAGACCTTTAAGATGCTGTTGATGTGTCagtggaggaagaagagaggggaggataaGCTGTACTGGTGCGGACAGAACCCGGCCATCAACAGCAAGATGACATGATGTAGTGTGGAATAGAGAATATATACGTATTTGAACATTCAGCAGCAGCAGACCCTTTTATCTAAAATAACTTTTTGTACAGCAGATATGTTTAGCAAATGTGGCCCATATGGTATTAAAcccataacaacaacaaaaaactaaacGTGCACTCAGAACTGAGTTTGGGAAAGAGTGATGTACATATTGAATATACCACACATTGCTGCAACTGTACTGTAGGGATAGCAATGGAAGTGTGCTAGCTCAAATCACAGTAACTAGTGGTCATAGATATATATCTGTGAGGATGAGTAATGCTGTATACTGTTGCACCATCACACACCTCTTCATGTCAAATGTTTCCTATATAAGCTAATGTGCCTTTGTTAGTCAGAAGGTCTGGTGATGAAGACTTGTAATTGTGAATGGATCGGTGTTGACCTTGCTACTGTATTGTGAATGGATCGGTGTTGACCTTGCTACTGTATTGTGAATGGATCGGTGTTGACCTTGCTACTGTATTGTGAATGGATCGGTGTTGACCTTGCTACTGTATTGTGAATGGGATCGGTGTTGACCTCGTTACTGTATTGTGAATGGGATCGGTGTTGACCTTGCTTTTTTTGTGAATGGATCGGTGTTGACCTTGCTACTGTATTGTGAATGGATCGGTGTTGACCTCACTACTGTATTGTGAATGGATTGGTGTTGACCTCATTACTGTATTGGTGTTGACCTTGCTACTGTATTGTGAATGGGATCGGTGTTGACCTCGCTACTGTATTGTGAATGGATAGGTGTTGACCTTGCTACTGTATTGTGAATGGGATCGGTGTTGACCTTGCTTTTTTGTGAGTGGATCGGTGTTGACCTTGCTACTGTATTGTGAATGGATCGGTGTTGACCTCGCTACTGTATTGTGAATGGATCGGTGTTGACCTCGCTACTGTATTGTGAATGGGATCGGTGTTGACCTCGCTACTGTATTGTGAATGGATCGGTGTTGACCTTGCTACTGTATTGTGAATGGGATCGGTGTTGACCTTGCTACTGTATTGTGAATGGATCGGTGTTGACCTTGCTACTGTATTGTGAATGGATCGGTGTTGACCTTGCTACTGTATTGTGAATGGATCGGTGTTGACCTCGCTACTGTATTGTGAATGGATCGGTGTTGACCTTGCTACTGTATTGTGAATGGATCGGTGTTGACCTCGCTACTGTATTGTGAATGGATCGGTGTTGACCTCGCTACTGTATTGTGAATGGATCGGTGTTGACCTCGCTACTGTATTGTGAATGGATCGGTGTTGACCTCGCTACTGTATTGTGAATGGATCGGTGTTGACCTCGCTACTGTATTGTGAATGGATCGGTGTTGACCTCGCTACTGTATTGTGAATGGGATCGGTGTTGACCTTGCTACTGTATTGTGAATGGATCGGTGTTGACCTCGCTACTGTATTGTGAATGGGATCGGTGTTGACCTTGCTACTGTATTGTGTGCTGCTTGTGTACCTTTGATCTGATCAGTGAAATAATCCCAATTGAAAAGTATCATGATCCTCTGAATGCTCTTTTGTTAACACAACCTTTATATTACAACTTCTTCGGGGACCAGACCACCAGGACACCCACTTAGTGGACAGTGATCCGAGGTGACCAGGGACACCCACTTAGTGGACACTGATCCGAGGTGACCAGGGACACCCACCTAGGGGACACTGATCCGAGGTGACCAGGGACACCCACCTAGGGGACACTGATCCGAGGTGACCAGGGACACCCACCTAGGGGACACTGATCCGAGGTGACCAGGGACACCCACTTAGTGGACAGTGATCCGAGGTGACCAGGGACACCCACCTAGGGGACACTGATCCGAGGTGACCAGGGACACCCACCTAGTGGACAGTGATCCGAGGTGACCAGGGACACCCACTTAGTGGACACTGATCCGAGGTGACCAGGGACACCCACTTAGTGGACAGTGATCCGAGGTGACCAGGGACACCCACCTAGGGGACACTGATCCGAGGTGACCAGGGACACCTATCTGACTGAGTGACCATGGACACCCACATAGGGGACAGTGATCCGAGGTGACCAGGGACACCCACCTAGGGGACACTGATCCGAGGTGACCAGGGACACCCACCTAGGGGACAGTGATCTGGCAGTGACAGTGATTTGAGGTGACCAGGGACACCCACCTAAGGTGACTCATATGGCTTATGGGTCTCTGGGCTACAGTAGCTAACCCATCACGACTGTTCGGTTTCTGGATCACATCAACATGACCTCTCCTGTTAATTACATTACATGAATTACTCTCCTGTTAATTACATTACATGAATTACATTTCAAACACTGCCTATGTGCCAGGAGTGTTACAGAGAACAAAGAGACACCCACCTAGAGGACAGCAATCTGACGGTGACTAGGGACACCCACCTAGAGGACAGCAATCTGACGGTGACTAGGGACACCCACCTAGAGGACAGCAATCTGACGGTGACTAGGGACACCCACCTAGAGGACAGCAATCTGACGGTGACT is a genomic window of Oncorhynchus kisutch isolate 150728-3 linkage group LG21, Okis_V2, whole genome shotgun sequence containing:
- the LOC109866212 gene encoding muscarinic acetylcholine receptor M5-like, producing the protein MDVEDLQIQNSTFDGNTSDIQPVPHNLWEVITIATISAIVSLITVVGNVLVMLSFKVNSQLKTVNNYYLLSLAFADLIIGALSMNLYTSYILMGYWSLGNLACDLWLALDYVASNASVMNLLVISFDRYFSITRPLTYRAKRTPKRAAIMIGLAWLVSFVLWAPPILCWQYFAGERTVPADQCQIQFFSEPVITFGTAIAAFYIPVSIMTLLYSRIYKETEKRTKDLAELQGLTTSGHPETVNKPQKTVLLQSCFGSSNDRRDRRNQASWSSSNQSNVTKTTTRSDELAWAHADQITSFNSYTSSEEEETHHPVSAATSQGTIKGRVQSQTEKGQTAADYGDNEEGEYFQTATPPLKKLSKKGISYKFKLVSKDTSSPPQNDKITNNTDLKTAPPRPSESDQIGQNHHQNSSPSSPTTTTTTPKPMDPSLKSQITKRKRMVLIKEKKAAQTLSAILLAFILTWTPYNIMVLISTFCSDCIPVSLWHLGYWLCYVNSTINPMCYALCNKTFQKTFKMLLMCQWRKKRGEDKLYWCGQNPAINSKMT